GTTCTCCGGTTTCAAGACCCGTGTGCTGGACATCTCCCGGCGTGAGGGGGTCGATCCCCGCGACGTGTTCTTCCGGCTGGGCAGCCTGCAGGCGGTGGCCGGCCAGGAGGACCTGATCGTGGACGTGGCACTGGCTCTGCGTGAGTCCGGTGACCAGGCCGCCGAGGCTGCCGCGCCGGGAGCGGCGCAGGGCGCGCCGGACATGTACGAGGTGCTGAGGGAAGTCCTGGTGGACGAGTTGCAGTTCATGGCGCAGGACGTCGTCCCGACGGCCACGCGGGCCGATGTGGGACTGGACTCGGTGGCCGTGGTGGAGCTGGCCACGGTGCTGAGCGCGCGGCTCGGGTTCACCGTCCACGACTACGAGCTGGTGGAAGCCGGCACCCTCCAGGACCTGGCCCGTCTCGTGGAGGAGCGCCGTCTGGCGGCCGGTGCCGCGGCCGTGCGTTAGGGGGGTCCGGCGGACCGGTCAAGGTCCGCCGGCCTCTCCTTCGGCGGGTCCGTCAGGCAGCACCCACTCCCCCTCTTTCACCTTGGGATTCATCGTGACGAACATCCGATTCCGTGCGGCGCTCGGCCGCGTCGCCTCGTACGCCCCGACCCCGGTCGCCTCCACCGGGGAGCCGCCGCGGCCCCTGTCGGCGAACGAGACCCCGCACGGGCCCCTGCCGGGGGTCCTGGAGGCCATCGCGGCGGCGGGCGCGGCCGTGAACCGCTACCCCGACGCCCGTTGCCGGGAGCTGACCGGGGCGATCGCCCGCTTCCACGGGGTGGACGCGGGCCGGGTGCTGGTGGGCGGCGGCTCGGTCGCGCTGCTGCAGGCGCTGTTCCAGGCCTTCGGTGAGGTGGGCGACGAGGTCGTCTACGCCTGGCGGTCGTTCGAGCTCTACGCGGAGCTCGCCGAGCTGGCCGGGCTGCGTTCGGTCCAGGTTCCGCTGGCGGACGGCGTGCACGACCTGGCGGCCATGGCGGACCGTGTCACCCCCTCCACCCGGATGGTCGTGGTGTGCAATCCGAACAACCCGACGGGCACGGTCGTCACGCGGGAGGAGATACGGGCCTTCCTGGCGCGCGTCCCCTCGGACTGCCTCGTCGTGCTGGACGAGGCCTACATCGAGTACACCCGTGCTGCCGGGGCCGGCAGCGGGGTGGACCTGCTTCAGGAGTACGGCAACCTGGTGGTGCTGCGGACCTTCTCCAAGGCGTACGGGCTGGCGGGGCTGCGGGTGGGGTATCTGCTGGCCGCCGCCGACGTGGTCACGCAGTTGGACAAGCCCTGTCTGCCGTACGCGGTGAACACGCTCGCGCAGCGGGCCGCCGAGGTGGCGCTCGGCCTCCAGGAGGAGC
Above is a window of Streptomyces sp. V2I9 DNA encoding:
- a CDS encoding acyl carrier protein; the protein is MYEVLREVLVDELQFMAQDVVPTATRADVGLDSVAVVELATVLSARLGFTVHDYELVEAGTLQDLARLVEERRLAAGAAAVR
- a CDS encoding histidinol-phosphate transaminase — protein: MTNIRFRAALGRVASYAPTPVASTGEPPRPLSANETPHGPLPGVLEAIAAAGAAVNRYPDARCRELTGAIARFHGVDAGRVLVGGGSVALLQALFQAFGEVGDEVVYAWRSFELYAELAELAGLRSVQVPLADGVHDLAAMADRVTPSTRMVVVCNPNNPTGTVVTREEIRAFLARVPSDCLVVLDEAYIEYTRAAGAGSGVDLLQEYGNLVVLRTFSKAYGLAGLRVGYLLAAADVVTQLDKPCLPYAVNTLAQRAAEVALGLQEELALRVEATVAERTRVREALLALGLPVPEAQGNFVWIGLGGDAVEFGRWCMARGVAVRAFAGEGVRVTMGTVRDNDVFLEAVAGWAGVPGRAAGRHSGEAMAGVDV